The Lysinibacillus pakistanensis genome includes a window with the following:
- a CDS encoding transposase has product MTKKITQEYRDYVVKLVVEENRKVTELSYELGLGESSIHRWVKKYRDGKKQENGDVRYITPSELKKLEATYEKQLRDLEEENAILKKAMHIFAKNPQ; this is encoded by the coding sequence ATGACTAAAAAAATAACCCAAGAATATCGTGATTATGTTGTGAAATTAGTAGTAGAAGAAAATCGAAAAGTAACAGAATTATCGTATGAATTAGGGCTTGGGGAATCTTCTATTCACCGCTGGGTAAAAAAGTATCGTGATGGAAAAAAGCAAGAAAATGGCGACGTGAGATATATAACCCCTTCGGAGCTAAAGAAGCTAGAAGCAACTTATGAAAAGCAACTTCGTGACTTAGAAGAGGAGAATGCAATTCTAAAAAAGGCGATGCACATCTTTGCCAAAAACCCGCAGTAG
- a CDS encoding FixH family protein: MKKWLFALIAVPALLVGCGEKEPTTLKEPEVPQIPDVEILTAKEVAINETIELAAHVEQGGKNVDNAAVEFEVWESGKRDEGQMIEGNLEKDGVYKATTTFDHDGVYYIYAHTTANGVHNMPKQQIIAGNPDMSKVVPEDDKAKNSMDNNMMNHGNDTEQSDEEKNEKNHD; the protein is encoded by the coding sequence ATGAAAAAGTGGTTGTTTGCATTAATAGCAGTACCTGCATTATTAGTTGGGTGTGGGGAAAAAGAACCGACAACATTAAAGGAGCCAGAGGTACCTCAAATACCAGATGTTGAAATTTTAACAGCAAAAGAAGTAGCAATTAATGAAACAATTGAACTTGCTGCACATGTAGAGCAGGGTGGAAAAAATGTCGATAATGCTGCTGTAGAATTTGAGGTTTGGGAATCTGGCAAACGTGATGAAGGACAAATGATTGAAGGGAATTTAGAGAAGGACGGCGTTTATAAAGCAACAACGACTTTCGACCATGATGGTGTTTATTATATATACGCTCATACAACTGCTAATGGCGTACATAATATGCCAAAACAACAAATTATAGCTGGAAACCCAGATATGTCAAAGGTTGTACCAGAGGATGACAAAGCGAAAAACAGCATGGATAATAATATGATGAACCATGGTAATGATACAGAGCAAAGTGATGAAGAAAAAAATGAAAAAAATCATGATTAA
- a CDS encoding ABC transporter ATP-binding protein codes for MSILQIKDVTKVYEGKVTHRALNQLSFDVEEGEFLAVMGPSGSGKTTLLNIISTIDEPTSGEIILDGLNPHKLNATELAYFRRRQLGFVFQDFNLLHMLTVEENIVLPLTLDQQPLEVMEERLASIVEKLDLTSFLQKRPNEISGGQAQRTAIGRALIHNPSLILADEPTGNLDSNSSRDVLELLTKINKEKQTTIVMVTHDPIAASYCDRVLFIKDGEFFNEIYKDDRRQMFFQRILNVLSLLGGGQVGDLSTIRLP; via the coding sequence ATGTCTATTTTACAAATAAAAGATGTGACAAAGGTTTATGAAGGCAAGGTAACACATCGTGCACTAAATCAACTTAGCTTTGATGTTGAGGAGGGCGAGTTTTTAGCAGTCATGGGTCCATCAGGAAGCGGAAAAACAACATTATTAAATATTATTTCTACCATTGATGAACCCACTAGCGGTGAAATTATTTTAGACGGCTTAAATCCGCATAAGCTAAATGCAACAGAGCTTGCCTACTTTAGAAGAAGACAATTGGGTTTCGTTTTTCAGGATTTTAATCTGTTGCATATGCTGACAGTTGAAGAAAATATTGTGTTGCCACTAACGTTGGATCAACAACCGTTAGAAGTCATGGAGGAACGTTTGGCAAGCATTGTTGAAAAGCTGGATTTAACTTCTTTCTTGCAAAAACGACCAAATGAAATATCTGGTGGGCAGGCACAAAGAACCGCTATTGGACGAGCTCTAATTCATAATCCAAGTTTGATTTTAGCAGATGAGCCAACCGGTAATTTAGATTCGAATTCTTCACGTGATGTACTTGAACTTTTAACAAAAATCAATAAGGAAAAACAAACGACGATAGTCATGGTCACACATGATCCCATTGCAGCAAGCTACTGTGATCGCGTGTTATTTATTAAGGATGGAGAATTTTTCAACGAAATTTATAAGGATGATCGCCGTCAGATGTTTTTCCAACGAATATTAAATGTTTTAAGCTTACTAGGAGGAGGACAAGTAGGTGACCTTTCGACAATTCGCTTACCGTAA
- a CDS encoding IS3 family transposase, with translation MFEFIEAHKQEFSIVKMCRVLKVSTSGYYKWLAKQAAPITEKEEYKMKVTQKIKQSFHESYGTYGSPRVHKDLLEWGYPLSQKTVANIMRGLELCATQPRSYVTTTDSNHDALVYPNILKRMFYVEEPDQVWVADITYIRTLEGWVYLASIMDLYSRKIVAWEMADHMKVDLVLIALKKAFFIRRPKKGLIHHSDRGAQYCSTEYIELLKKHGCQISMSKKGDPYDNACIESFHATIKKEMIYRQKFQTKKAAFKAINGYISNFYNEHRRHSTLGYRSPNQFERLTFQKHAS, from the coding sequence GTGTTTGAATTTATTGAAGCGCATAAACAGGAGTTTTCGATTGTAAAGATGTGCCGTGTTCTAAAAGTATCGACGAGTGGCTATTATAAATGGTTGGCAAAACAGGCAGCACCGATAACAGAAAAAGAAGAATATAAAATGAAAGTCACACAAAAAATTAAACAATCGTTTCATGAAAGCTATGGTACGTATGGCAGCCCGCGAGTACATAAAGATCTGTTGGAATGGGGTTATCCTCTTTCACAAAAAACAGTGGCAAACATCATGCGAGGACTGGAACTGTGCGCAACACAGCCGAGAAGCTATGTGACGACAACAGATTCAAATCATGATGCACTGGTGTATCCTAATATACTGAAACGCATGTTTTATGTGGAAGAACCAGATCAAGTATGGGTCGCTGATATTACCTATATCCGAACGCTGGAGGGATGGGTGTATTTAGCGAGTATTATGGATTTGTATTCTCGTAAAATTGTAGCGTGGGAAATGGCCGATCATATGAAAGTAGATTTAGTGTTAATAGCTTTGAAAAAAGCGTTCTTCATACGCCGACCAAAAAAAGGACTCATTCATCATTCAGACCGTGGGGCGCAATACTGTTCAACGGAATATATCGAACTTTTAAAAAAGCATGGTTGCCAAATTAGTATGAGTAAAAAAGGTGATCCGTATGACAATGCCTGCATTGAATCGTTTCATGCGACCATAAAAAAAGAAATGATTTATCGCCAAAAATTCCAAACAAAGAAAGCAGCCTTCAAAGCGATAAATGGTTATATTTCAAATTTTTATAATGAACATAGAAGACATTCGACCCTTGGCTATCGTTCACCGAACCAATTTGAACGCTTGACGTTTCAGAAACACGCAAGTTAA
- a CDS encoding TetR/AcrR family transcriptional regulator, which translates to MDRRQEILEAAAKSFTLFGYKATTMEQVAKIANVGKGTIYTFFANKEILFQEIAMSLVREMKAEADAVLDASASFMDNAHNALMKMLQFREKHLLFAKLLEEEKELRTPVVKQVLIRIETEILSYVAELIQRRIDKGEIRDCDAELVSYLLLKAYLAFVVDWHELHGDMIPEEKILNLFKETIFRGLILT; encoded by the coding sequence ATGGATCGTAGGCAGGAAATTCTTGAAGCAGCTGCAAAATCTTTTACATTGTTTGGTTACAAGGCGACAACGATGGAGCAAGTAGCGAAAATTGCTAATGTCGGTAAGGGTACGATTTATACATTCTTTGCAAATAAAGAAATTTTATTTCAAGAGATAGCAATGTCACTTGTACGAGAGATGAAGGCAGAAGCAGATGCAGTGTTGGATGCATCAGCTAGTTTTATGGACAATGCACATAATGCTTTAATGAAAATGCTCCAGTTCCGTGAAAAACATCTTTTATTTGCGAAGTTATTAGAGGAGGAAAAAGAATTACGAACGCCAGTTGTCAAACAAGTTCTCATCCGTATCGAGACTGAGATTTTATCGTATGTTGCTGAGTTAATTCAAAGGCGTATTGATAAAGGTGAGATTCGAGACTGTGATGCAGAATTAGTAAGCTATCTATTGCTAAAGGCATATCTAGCATTTGTCGTTGATTGGCATGAACTACATGGTGATATGATTCCCGAGGAAAAGATTTTAAATCTTTTTAAAGAAACAATCTTTCGTGGACTAATTTTAACTTGA
- a CDS encoding lipoate--protein ligase, which produces MIFVDNKGIHDPRINLAIEEYLLKTMDVEKEPVLLFYINQPSIIIGKNQNTIEEINTDYVEDNGIIVVRRLSGGGAVYHDLGNLNFSFITKDDGESFMNYKKFTQPVVEALAKMGVNAELSGRNDILAEGRKVSGNAQFSTKGRMFSHGTLMFDTEIDAVVSALKVKKDKIESKGIKSIRSRVANISEFLKDKMTVEAFRLEILKSIFNGEENIRYYELSEEDWANIHKLSAERYQTWEWNYGKSPRFNIQKTHRFPTGGIDIRLEVNHGIIEEAHIFGDFFGVGDMADVAQRLVGINYNRAAIAEALADIDIPTYFGGITTEEFLQLIY; this is translated from the coding sequence ATGATTTTTGTTGATAATAAAGGAATTCATGACCCACGCATTAACCTTGCCATTGAGGAGTACTTATTAAAAACAATGGATGTTGAAAAGGAACCTGTACTCCTTTTTTACATAAACCAGCCTTCCATCATCATTGGAAAAAATCAAAATACTATTGAAGAGATTAATACAGATTACGTGGAGGACAACGGCATTATTGTTGTGCGACGACTATCTGGTGGTGGTGCAGTGTATCATGATTTAGGAAATCTTAACTTTAGCTTTATTACCAAAGATGATGGCGAAAGCTTTATGAATTATAAAAAATTCACGCAGCCTGTTGTTGAAGCATTGGCCAAAATGGGTGTCAATGCAGAGCTTTCGGGGCGTAATGATATTTTGGCAGAGGGACGTAAGGTTTCCGGAAACGCACAATTCTCTACTAAGGGGCGAATGTTTAGTCATGGCACATTGATGTTTGACACAGAAATTGATGCTGTTGTGTCTGCTTTAAAAGTGAAGAAGGATAAAATAGAATCCAAAGGCATTAAATCAATTCGCTCACGAGTGGCTAATATCTCAGAATTTTTGAAGGATAAGATGACTGTTGAAGCGTTCCGATTAGAAATTTTGAAATCCATTTTTAATGGTGAGGAAAATATTCGTTACTATGAACTATCGGAGGAAGACTGGGCAAATATCCATAAACTATCCGCAGAACGTTATCAAACTTGGGAGTGGAACTATGGTAAATCCCCACGCTTTAATATTCAAAAAACACATCGTTTCCCAACAGGAGGCATTGATATTCGCTTAGAGGTAAATCACGGCATTATTGAAGAGGCGCATATTTTTGGTGATTTCTTTGGGGTAGGAGACATGGCTGATGTTGCACAACGACTAGTTGGGATAAACTATAATCGAGCAGCAATTGCTGAAGCGTTAGCGGATATTGATATTCCAACTTACTTTGGTGGAATTACAACTGAAGAGTTTTTACAATTAATTTATTGA
- a CDS encoding sensor histidine kinase encodes MGWKLFLRDYASFIVFQLLLVGFIMVLYGLDGFRNVDTAIYSFCISLVLLASFLLVRYLMRQRYLLKISQLPKTMEDVLQKNAKTPEAIQTEKYMHELYRLYQHELHSLYASQKRHDQFMNQWVHQMKTPISVIELLLQDERPLDKRNVQEEIDRLRRGLDMVLVNARLENFEEDMQVEQVALKTIVTATVNENKRLFITKRVFPEIHIEDDIIVASDSKWLRFIIGQFVTNAVKYTFEANKKIVISAVKRDDHVQLAICDEGIGIPASDLSRVTKAFFTGENGRKTGESTGMGLYLAKEICEKLGHELNITSEVGKGTIVTVTFTN; translated from the coding sequence GTGGGCTGGAAATTATTTTTGCGTGATTATGCATCATTCATTGTGTTCCAGCTACTATTAGTTGGATTCATCATGGTCTTATATGGGCTCGACGGTTTTCGAAACGTTGATACTGCGATTTATTCCTTCTGTATTAGTTTAGTATTGCTAGCCTCTTTTTTACTTGTCCGCTATTTAATGCGTCAGCGTTATTTATTGAAAATCTCGCAGCTTCCAAAAACAATGGAGGATGTACTCCAAAAAAACGCGAAAACGCCAGAAGCGATACAGACTGAAAAATATATGCATGAGCTTTATCGACTTTATCAACATGAGCTCCACTCATTGTATGCAAGTCAAAAACGACACGATCAATTTATGAATCAATGGGTGCATCAAATGAAAACACCGATATCAGTAATTGAGCTTTTATTACAGGATGAGCGCCCACTTGATAAAAGGAATGTGCAGGAGGAGATTGATCGTTTACGAAGAGGTTTGGACATGGTACTTGTGAATGCTCGATTGGAGAACTTTGAGGAGGACATGCAAGTAGAGCAAGTGGCATTAAAAACAATTGTTACTGCAACTGTAAATGAAAATAAACGTTTATTTATTACGAAAAGAGTTTTTCCTGAAATTCATATCGAGGATGACATAATCGTAGCAAGTGACTCTAAATGGCTTCGATTTATTATCGGACAATTTGTAACCAATGCTGTTAAATATACCTTTGAAGCCAATAAGAAAATAGTTATTTCTGCTGTGAAAAGGGATGACCATGTGCAGTTAGCCATTTGCGATGAAGGTATTGGTATTCCTGCCTCAGATCTTTCGCGTGTCACAAAAGCCTTTTTTACTGGAGAAAATGGTCGTAAAACAGGGGAATCTACAGGAATGGGCTTATATTTAGCTAAGGAGATTTGTGAAAAGCTCGGGCACGAATTAAACATAACATCAGAGGTAGGAAAAGGAACCATTGTTACAGTGACATTTACGAATTAG
- a CDS encoding response regulator transcription factor, whose translation MTTVLIVDDERDMRNLIEMMLKNSNFETFTAASGMEAYDIIVREQIDLVLLDVMMPHEDGFVVCQSIRAMSNVPIIFLTARDANEDKVKGLTLGGDDYIVKPFTVEELLARIRAVLRRTGSRITEIQQKYIVIGPIKLDEISRKVSVNDKSIPLTLKEFELLQLFMKNPGNAYTREQLLERIWDIDYIGGTRTVDTHIKTLRLKLGKEAAAYVQTVWGVGYRFDANE comes from the coding sequence GTGACAACTGTATTAATTGTTGATGATGAGCGAGATATGCGCAATCTAATAGAGATGATGCTTAAAAATTCTAATTTTGAAACCTTTACTGCAGCAAGTGGTATGGAGGCATATGATATTATTGTTCGTGAACAAATTGATTTGGTTTTACTAGATGTTATGATGCCGCATGAGGATGGCTTTGTAGTATGTCAAAGTATCCGAGCAATGTCGAATGTACCAATCATATTTTTAACTGCCCGTGACGCAAATGAAGATAAGGTAAAGGGGCTAACGCTTGGCGGGGATGATTATATTGTCAAGCCATTCACAGTAGAGGAGCTACTAGCTCGTATACGTGCGGTTTTGAGAAGAACTGGCTCAAGAATAACGGAAATACAGCAAAAATATATTGTTATTGGACCAATAAAGTTAGATGAAATATCTCGAAAAGTTTCTGTGAATGATAAAAGTATCCCACTTACGCTAAAGGAATTTGAACTATTGCAGCTATTTATGAAAAATCCAGGAAATGCATATACGCGGGAGCAATTATTAGAACGCATTTGGGATATTGATTATATTGGTGGAACAAGAACTGTGGATACACATATTAAAACGTTACGGCTGAAGCTTGGAAAGGAAGCAGCGGCATATGTACAAACCGTCTGGGGAGTAGGCTACCGTTTTGACGCAAACGAATGA
- a CDS encoding YhgE/Pip domain-containing protein, whose translation MIKAEWLKILKTRKMLVSIIAVLFIPVMYAGMFLWAFWDPYAGLPNLPVAIVNEDKGAEMDGEKLDLGDTLVEKLVDSEQFNFIEVSKEQAEKGLNGRDYYMILEIPTNFSDHATTLLDDKPSKLVMNYIPNEGLNFLGAQIGETAMDRVRAEVNAQVSATYAEKLFDSIATLGDGFTEAADGSNKLDEGAQKVANGAKDLKGYLEQLASSTIELSNGTDKITKGAGDAAKGANDLSTGLVKLQDGTVQLQKGAQQAANGATSLEQGLTQYTQGVAKVEAGLNTLNDKQQQISSGAASIAENAGALNGAANQLTSGSAKVEAGITALSNQLQGMMASMPEEQAAVLKQTLAELQAGSASVHNGLNSLSAGTEKLQAGANQVSSGATQIAAGQAEVLAGANTLTAKSNALVEGAKGLQAGNTTLAAKLGELNAGVKTAVTGSKTLASGLNELANGTTTLNQGTSTLASKSGELAQGSATLADGSTELADGTSTLSGKLGEASEKANEVHANKDTYDMVGSPVQVDKESVNHVPNYGTGFAPYFISLGLFVGALLISIVFPLVEPAIRPKNGAAWFTSKVSVLAFVGLIQTILTVVIVKWGLGLEVNNLGYFILTALLTSYVFLALIQMLVSIFGDPGRFIAIVVLILQLTTSAGTFPLELIPSPLQVFNKLLPMTYTVQAFKSSISTGDMTFLMQNYGVLLGFLVAFLAITFGYFMLLHTKRYSKVAEEN comes from the coding sequence ATGATTAAAGCTGAATGGCTGAAAATCTTGAAAACAAGAAAAATGCTTGTGTCAATCATCGCTGTATTATTTATCCCAGTCATGTATGCAGGCATGTTTTTATGGGCTTTCTGGGATCCATATGCAGGCCTACCTAACCTACCAGTAGCAATTGTCAATGAAGATAAAGGTGCTGAAATGGATGGGGAAAAATTAGACTTAGGTGATACCCTAGTCGAAAAGCTTGTTGATAGTGAGCAATTTAATTTTATTGAAGTATCTAAAGAACAGGCTGAAAAAGGTTTAAATGGCCGTGACTATTACATGATTTTAGAAATTCCAACAAATTTCTCTGATCATGCTACAACACTATTAGATGACAAACCTTCTAAATTAGTGATGAACTATATTCCGAATGAAGGATTAAACTTCCTTGGTGCACAGATTGGTGAAACAGCAATGGATCGTGTACGTGCGGAAGTAAATGCACAGGTTTCAGCGACTTATGCAGAAAAATTATTTGATTCCATTGCAACACTTGGAGATGGCTTTACAGAAGCTGCTGATGGCTCCAATAAGCTAGATGAAGGTGCTCAAAAAGTTGCTAATGGTGCGAAAGATTTAAAAGGTTATCTTGAGCAACTAGCATCAAGCACAATTGAGTTATCAAATGGTACAGATAAAATCACAAAAGGTGCTGGAGATGCTGCCAAAGGTGCAAATGATTTATCTACTGGTTTAGTAAAGCTTCAGGATGGTACAGTGCAATTACAAAAAGGTGCCCAACAAGCAGCTAATGGTGCTACAAGTCTTGAGCAAGGTTTAACGCAATATACACAGGGTGTTGCGAAAGTGGAAGCGGGCTTAAACACTTTAAATGACAAACAACAACAGATTAGTTCAGGCGCAGCTTCTATTGCTGAGAACGCTGGTGCATTAAATGGTGCAGCAAACCAATTAACATCTGGCTCTGCAAAAGTAGAAGCAGGAATTACAGCCTTATCTAACCAATTACAAGGTATGATGGCTTCAATGCCTGAAGAGCAAGCAGCAGTATTAAAGCAAACATTAGCAGAGCTTCAAGCTGGAAGTGCTAGCGTGCATAATGGTTTAAATTCGTTATCTGCAGGCACAGAAAAATTACAAGCTGGTGCAAATCAAGTTAGCTCTGGAGCTACTCAAATTGCAGCAGGTCAGGCAGAAGTGTTAGCAGGGGCTAACACACTAACTGCAAAAAGTAATGCATTAGTGGAAGGCGCTAAGGGTCTTCAAGCAGGTAATACGACATTAGCAGCAAAATTAGGTGAACTAAATGCTGGCGTGAAAACAGCAGTAACAGGTTCTAAAACATTAGCGTCTGGTTTAAATGAATTAGCGAATGGTACAACAACTTTAAATCAAGGTACATCTACACTTGCCTCAAAATCTGGTGAGCTAGCACAGGGCTCTGCAACACTTGCAGATGGTTCAACTGAGCTTGCAGATGGTACATCAACTTTATCTGGCAAATTAGGTGAAGCAAGTGAGAAAGCAAATGAAGTTCATGCAAATAAAGACACATATGATATGGTAGGTAGCCCAGTTCAAGTCGATAAGGAATCTGTTAACCATGTACCTAACTACGGTACAGGCTTCGCTCCATACTTTATTTCCCTTGGCCTATTCGTTGGAGCATTATTAATTTCCATCGTGTTCCCACTAGTAGAGCCAGCTATTCGTCCGAAAAATGGAGCAGCTTGGTTTACAAGTAAGGTGTCAGTATTAGCATTCGTTGGCTTAATTCAAACTATATTAACAGTGGTTATTGTTAAATGGGGACTTGGTCTTGAAGTAAATAATTTAGGATACTTCATATTAACAGCATTATTAACAAGCTATGTTTTCTTAGCTTTAATTCAAATGTTAGTGTCCATCTTCGGTGATCCAGGACGCTTCATAGCAATTGTTGTACTAATTTTACAATTAACAACAAGTGCGGGAACATTCCCACTGGAGTTAATCCCATCACCGTTACAAGTATTTAATAAACTATTACCAATGACATATACTGTTCAAGCCTTTAAATCAAGTATTTCTACAGGCGATATGACATTCTTAATGCAAAACTATGGCGTTCTATTAGGCTTCCTAGTTGCATTCTTAGCAATTACGTTCGGATACTTCATGTTACTACACACAAAACGCTATTCCAAAGTAGCCGAAGAAAATTAA
- a CDS encoding sensor histidine kinase, translating to MKKISTRIWILIFTFLIITVVFMYVLTDFLYERLYVEDTEDMMIEVGTKLQTMFPGGKVTDEFIADIEHYSNYSNLNIFAVRNPRELSACVPFDIDYETLIGPEDRQQLLAGHYVQKIGYEPRFDRQLISVVLPLVDQNRLEGIIYIYFPLAKISELANEQVVFLVGSALLFLLVISFLIYQGIRHIMRPLSELQRAVEEMSDGNYGTRVPVNSRDEIGRLSSTFNKMAASIQQEDEAQKTFLATVSHELRTPISYVKGYGEALHNGFIQEEQKEETIQLIVREANRMERLTNELLQLARMENEQKEITLYPIPLAETLREVQKILTHQAEKKRIALHLDADDALIIKADEIKLKQVFINIIENAINYSNEQSKIEIVAVENHNNAQIIIKDYGIGIPQEDLPHVTERFYRVNKARSRADGGSGLGLSIVEQLLKQLYGKIEIESKVEKGTTVKITLPLMEEE from the coding sequence ATGAAAAAGATTTCTACTCGTATTTGGATATTAATTTTTACTTTTTTAATTATAACGGTCGTATTTATGTATGTTTTGACTGATTTTTTATATGAACGACTTTATGTGGAAGACACAGAAGATATGATGATTGAGGTCGGTACGAAGTTACAAACTATGTTTCCAGGCGGAAAGGTAACAGATGAATTTATTGCAGATATTGAACATTATAGTAATTATTCAAATTTAAATATTTTTGCAGTCAGAAATCCTCGTGAGCTTAGCGCTTGTGTACCATTTGATATTGATTATGAAACATTGATTGGTCCAGAGGATCGCCAGCAATTATTAGCAGGTCATTATGTACAGAAAATAGGGTATGAGCCTCGGTTTGACAGACAGCTTATTTCTGTAGTACTTCCATTAGTAGATCAAAATAGACTTGAAGGCATTATCTATATTTACTTTCCATTGGCAAAAATTAGTGAGTTAGCAAATGAACAGGTTGTTTTTCTAGTTGGAAGCGCCCTATTATTTTTACTCGTAATAAGTTTTTTAATTTATCAAGGGATTCGCCATATAATGCGACCGTTAAGTGAATTGCAAAGGGCAGTAGAAGAAATGTCGGATGGAAATTATGGAACTCGTGTGCCGGTTAATTCAAGGGATGAGATTGGCCGATTATCTAGTACCTTTAATAAAATGGCAGCTTCTATACAGCAAGAGGATGAGGCGCAAAAAACATTTTTAGCTACCGTTTCTCATGAATTACGGACGCCTATTAGTTATGTGAAAGGCTATGGTGAAGCATTGCATAATGGTTTCATACAGGAAGAACAGAAAGAAGAAACCATTCAGCTGATTGTTCGCGAGGCAAATCGTATGGAGCGTTTGACAAATGAACTGCTTCAACTAGCTCGGATGGAGAATGAGCAAAAAGAAATTACCCTATATCCAATTCCACTTGCTGAAACATTACGAGAAGTACAAAAGATATTAACTCATCAGGCAGAAAAAAAGAGGATAGCACTCCATTTAGATGCTGACGATGCTTTAATTATCAAAGCAGATGAAATCAAGCTGAAGCAGGTTTTTATTAATATAATAGAAAATGCTATTAATTACTCGAATGAGCAGTCAAAGATAGAAATAGTAGCTGTGGAGAATCATAACAATGCTCAGATTATAATAAAGGATTATGGAATTGGTATTCCACAGGAGGACCTACCACATGTGACTGAGCGCTTTTATCGTGTCAATAAGGCTCGTAGTCGAGCAGATGGTGGTAGTGGCTTAGGCCTATCAATTGTGGAGCAGCTTTTAAAGCAGCTATACGGTAAAATTGAAATTGAAAGTAAAGTAGAAAAGGGCACAACGGTGAAGATTACGTTGCCATTAATGGAGGAAGAATAA
- the yhfH gene encoding protein YhfH, translating into MLENVVEFFKNLPAKQCTECGEKIEEQSECYSNTCEKCNHL; encoded by the coding sequence ATGTTAGAAAACGTAGTTGAATTTTTCAAGAACCTACCTGCAAAGCAATGCACAGAATGCGGTGAAAAAATTGAAGAACAAAGTGAATGCTACAGCAACACTTGTGAAAAATGTAACCACCTATAA
- a CDS encoding response regulator transcription factor, producing the protein MEKHRIFIVEDDVKIASLLAETLRKYQYEVETIKEFDHLIEEFTAFNPHMVLLDINLPAYDGYYWCRQLRQHTTCPIIFISARSGEMDQIFALENGGDDFITKPFNYEIVLAKIRSHLRRTYGEYAARQEERTIKQGQLILHLERMELHKNDLEIPLQKKECIILELLMGNAPKVVTREQLLEELWDDQAFVDENTLNVNMTRVRKKLADYHISSTIETVRGAGYRFMLSAGEL; encoded by the coding sequence ATGGAGAAGCATCGAATATTTATTGTCGAAGATGATGTAAAGATTGCATCATTACTTGCGGAAACGCTTAGAAAATATCAATACGAAGTTGAAACAATTAAAGAATTTGATCATCTCATTGAAGAGTTTACAGCATTTAACCCACATATGGTGTTGCTTGATATAAATTTACCTGCGTACGATGGCTATTATTGGTGTCGTCAATTACGTCAGCATACAACTTGTCCAATCATTTTTATTTCTGCCCGTTCAGGGGAAATGGACCAAATATTCGCATTGGAAAATGGTGGTGATGATTTTATCACAAAGCCGTTTAACTATGAGATTGTGCTGGCAAAGATTCGTAGTCACTTGCGCCGTACATATGGTGAATATGCAGCAAGACAAGAAGAACGGACGATTAAGCAGGGACAGCTAATTCTTCATTTAGAGAGAATGGAGCTTCATAAAAATGATTTAGAGATACCCCTTCAGAAAAAAGAATGTATTATTTTAGAGCTACTAATGGGTAATGCTCCAAAAGTAGTTACTCGTGAGCAATTACTAGAAGAGCTCTGGGATGATCAGGCTTTTGTGGATGAAAATACATTGAACGTTAATATGACACGAGTACGTAAAAAACTTGCGGATTATCATATTTCTTCCACGATTGAGACAGTGCGCGGTGCTGGTTATCGCTTTATGTTAAGCGCAGGTGAGCTATAG